The genome window GACTATTATCCTGTAACAGCTGTAATTATTTCTGCTATAAATAAAATTTTTAAAGTATGAATCCTTCCAGCCCATTAATTAAAGCATTTTATAAATTATTTGCTCACGACAAATGGAACATCGGTTATCTTTATCAAACTCCCGAAAGCCTTATCCAAAGTAAAAAACTTAACGGACCTATAAATTGGTTTAAGGAAGACAAAGCTGATTATTCGGCCGACCCGTTTGCCGTAAAAATAAAAGGAAATACATATTTATACTACGAAGAGCTTAATTTTTGGAAAGGGAAAGGCGAGATAATGATGCTCGACTGCCTTAATTTCAAAAACAAGAAGAGAGTTTCGGGCATAATGAAACAGCAAGTTCACCTCTCTTACCCCCATATTATTAAAGAAAATAATGATCTATACTGCATCCCGGAAACGTCGGCTGCGCAACAGATAGCGCTTTATAAAGTGGATAAAGAAGCTCCAACTATTTTTAAAAAAATAAAAGTAGTATTAAAAGGAAGTGAGTTTGTAGATAGTTCGATAATTAAATATGGGGGGAAATATTGGTTATTTACAAGCATTTCAAAAAAGCCAGATCATCTCTACATTTTCTCTGCCGACTCATTACTGGGCATGTTTAAACCCCACTCGCTTAACCCAATTAAAGTTGAACCATGTTTAAGCAGGTCAGCAGGTGGTTTATTTATTGTGGATAACAGGCTTTATATGCCCAGCCAAAACCATCAAAAATGCTATGGTGGATCTATTATAATAAATGAAATTACGCTGCTTAATCAAACGGAGTTTAAATATACCAGCGCTTTTGAAATATTGCCTCAACTACCATACGGCGAAGGTTTACACACTATAAATTTCAGCGAAGGTTTACTGCTGGTTGATGGTAAACGTAAAGTATTCAGCTCGCTAGCTCCGGTTAAAAAGCTTGTTAAAAAACTCAGACTAGCATATAACCTTTAAAAATGGATTCAATTAATAAAAACATAGTTTTTGTATCTATGTCTGACGCCGGAAACGGTGCAGAAAAGGTGATGCTTATGGCTGCAGCTGTGTCAAAAGCGCCAATGATATTTCTTACCAAAGTAGCTGTCGATGGTTTGTGCTTACCTGCTGATCAGCCTGCTCAGTTTATAACCTCAAAAGGGATGATTGCCGGTTTCTTAGGGCTGGCAAACGCTATTAAAAAATATCGTCACGATTTCACAATCATCGCCTCACACTCCTATCTAAGCGCATATTTAGGTTTTTTAAAACGCATAGGATATATAAAATCGAAACTTATTGTTAGAGAATGTACCTCTGTTTTCACGAGG of Mucilaginibacter xinganensis contains these proteins:
- a CDS encoding glucosamine inositolphosphorylceramide transferase family protein, with product MNPSSPLIKAFYKLFAHDKWNIGYLYQTPESLIQSKKLNGPINWFKEDKADYSADPFAVKIKGNTYLYYEELNFWKGKGEIMMLDCLNFKNKKRVSGIMKQQVHLSYPHIIKENNDLYCIPETSAAQQIALYKVDKEAPTIFKKIKVVLKGSEFVDSSIIKYGGKYWLFTSISKKPDHLYIFSADSLLGMFKPHSLNPIKVEPCLSRSAGGLFIVDNRLYMPSQNHQKCYGGSIIINEITLLNQTEFKYTSAFEILPQLPYGEGLHTINFSEGLLLVDGKRKVFSSLAPVKKLVKKLRLAYNL